In Aureibaculum algae, the following are encoded in one genomic region:
- the gyrB gene encoding DNA topoisomerase (ATP-hydrolyzing) subunit B yields the protein MSEEAKKHSYSADSIQALEGMEHVRKRPSMYIGDVGIRGLHHLVYEVVDNSIDEAMAGHCDAISIIINEDNSVTVKDNGRGIPVDMHKKEGVSALEVVMTKIGAGGKFDKDSYKVSGGLHGVGVSVVNALSSHLKATVYRDGKIYEQEYERGKASYPVKAVGETTERGTLVTFMADDTIFQSEIDFNYETLSTRLRELSFLNKKIKLSITDKRNKDEKGEFIHEDFYSEIGLPEFIRYLDGNREQLTSDVISMEGEKGGIPVEVAMVYNTSYTENLHSYVNNINTHEGGTHLSGFRRGLTNTLKKYAESSGMLDKLKFEIAGDDFREGLTAIISVKVQEPQFEGQTKTKLGNRDVTSAVSQAVSEMLTDYLEENPNDAKIIVQKVILAAQARHAAKKAREMVQRKTVMSGGGLPGKLSDCAWTDPEKCELFLVEGDSAGGTAKQGRDRNFQAILPLRGKILNVEKAMQHKVFENEEIRNMYTALGVTIGTEEDSKALNLDKLRYHKIVIMCDADVDGSHIATLILTFFFRYMRELIEEGYIFIAAPPLYLVKKGAKKEYAWSDKERDDIVTKFDGGTIQRYKGLGEMNAVQLWDTTMNPSFRTMRRVTIDNGGEADRVFSMLMGDEVPPRREFIEKNAVYANIDI from the coding sequence ATGAGCGAAGAAGCAAAGAAACATAGTTATTCAGCAGATAGTATTCAGGCCTTAGAAGGGATGGAACACGTTAGAAAACGTCCATCAATGTATATTGGTGATGTTGGCATTAGAGGATTGCATCATTTGGTTTATGAGGTGGTTGACAACTCTATTGATGAAGCTATGGCTGGGCATTGTGATGCCATAAGCATAATAATAAATGAAGACAATTCGGTTACTGTAAAAGATAATGGTAGGGGTATTCCGGTTGACATGCATAAAAAAGAAGGCGTTTCTGCTCTTGAAGTAGTAATGACCAAAATTGGAGCTGGTGGTAAATTTGATAAGGATTCTTACAAAGTTTCTGGTGGTTTACACGGTGTTGGTGTTTCTGTTGTAAATGCACTTTCCTCGCATTTAAAAGCAACAGTTTATCGTGATGGTAAAATTTACGAACAAGAATATGAAAGAGGTAAAGCTTCTTATCCTGTAAAAGCTGTTGGTGAAACAACCGAAAGAGGGACGTTGGTTACCTTTATGGCGGATGACACCATTTTTCAATCTGAAATCGATTTTAATTACGAAACGTTATCCACCAGATTAAGAGAACTTTCTTTCCTTAATAAAAAGATTAAACTTTCTATTACTGATAAAAGAAATAAAGATGAAAAAGGAGAGTTCATCCACGAAGATTTTTACAGTGAAATAGGCTTACCAGAATTCATTAGATATTTAGATGGAAATAGAGAGCAGTTAACTTCTGACGTTATTTCTATGGAAGGTGAAAAAGGTGGTATTCCCGTTGAAGTTGCAATGGTTTACAACACTTCATATACAGAAAATTTACACTCTTACGTAAATAACATTAATACGCACGAAGGAGGTACACATTTATCCGGTTTTAGAAGAGGTTTAACAAACACCTTAAAAAAGTACGCAGAATCTTCTGGCATGCTTGATAAATTAAAATTTGAAATTGCTGGTGATGACTTCCGTGAAGGATTGACAGCAATTATTTCGGTAAAAGTTCAAGAACCTCAATTTGAGGGACAAACCAAAACCAAATTAGGGAACAGAGATGTAACTTCTGCAGTTAGTCAGGCCGTTTCTGAAATGCTAACAGATTATTTAGAAGAAAATCCTAATGATGCTAAAATTATCGTTCAAAAGGTGATTTTGGCAGCTCAAGCACGTCACGCAGCTAAAAAGGCTCGTGAAATGGTTCAGCGTAAAACAGTTATGTCTGGAGGAGGCTTACCAGGTAAGTTATCCGATTGTGCTTGGACGGACCCAGAAAAATGTGAGTTGTTTTTAGTCGAGGGAGATTCGGCAGGTGGAACAGCTAAACAAGGAAGAGATCGTAATTTTCAAGCCATCTTACCTTTACGTGGTAAAATTTTGAACGTTGAAAAAGCCATGCAACATAAGGTTTTTGAAAACGAAGAAATCCGAAATATGTACACCGCTTTAGGTGTAACTATCGGAACCGAAGAAGATAGCAAAGCATTAAACTTAGACAAGTTAAGATATCATAAAATAGTTATTATGTGTGACGCGGATGTGGATGGTAGCCACATTGCAACATTAATTTTAACTTTCTTTTTCAGATATATGAGAGAGTTAATTGAAGAAGGCTATATATTTATTGCAGCTCCACCATTATATTTGGTTAAGAAAGGTGCGAAAAAAGAATATGCATGGTCTGATAAAGAACGTGATGATATCGTTACAAAGTTTGACGGAGGTACTATTCAACGTTATAAAGGTTTAGGAGAAATGAATGCGGTTCAATTATGGGACACCACTATGAACCCTTCATTTAGAACAATGCGAAGAGTAACGATAGATAACGGTGGCGAAGCCGATAGAGTATTTTCTATGCTTATGGGAGATGAAGTACCGCCTCGTAGAGAATTTATTGAAAAAAACGCTGTATACGCGAATATTGACATATAA
- a CDS encoding malate dehydrogenase, whose product MKVTIVGAGAVGASCAEYIAIKNFASEVVILDIKEGYAEGKAMDLMQTASLNGFDSKIVGTTGDYSKSAGSDVCVITSGIPRKPGMTREELIGINAGIVKTVSASLIEHSPNTIIIVVSNPMDTMTYLVHKTTGLPKNRIIGMGGALDSARFKYRLAEALEAPISDIDGMVLGGHSDTGMIPLTSLATRNSVPVSKFLSEDRLNQVAEDTKVGGATLTKLLGTSAWYAPGAAVSSLVQAIACDQKKMFPCSTMLEGEYGLSDICIGVPVILGKDGIEKIVKIDLSDAEKEKMKNSAEAVSKTNALLEL is encoded by the coding sequence ATGAAAGTAACTATCGTAGGTGCAGGAGCTGTTGGAGCAAGCTGTGCAGAGTACATCGCTATTAAAAACTTCGCATCAGAAGTTGTAATTTTAGACATTAAAGAAGGTTATGCCGAAGGTAAAGCTATGGACTTAATGCAAACAGCCTCATTAAATGGATTTGACTCAAAAATTGTGGGTACAACTGGAGACTACTCCAAATCTGCTGGAAGTGACGTTTGTGTAATTACTTCAGGTATACCACGTAAACCAGGAATGACTCGTGAAGAATTAATCGGTATAAATGCAGGAATTGTAAAAACAGTTTCAGCAAGTTTAATTGAACATTCACCAAACACCATTATTATTGTAGTTTCAAATCCTATGGATACCATGACATATTTGGTACATAAAACTACTGGATTACCTAAAAATAGAATAATTGGTATGGGTGGAGCATTAGATTCTGCTCGTTTTAAATACAGATTAGCAGAGGCTTTAGAAGCTCCTATTTCTGATATTGACGGTATGGTTTTAGGTGGTCACTCTGATACAGGAATGATTCCTTTAACGAGTTTAGCTACGCGAAACAGTGTACCAGTAAGTAAATTTTTATCTGAAGACAGACTGAACCAAGTTGCTGAAGATACTAAAGTAGGTGGTGCAACCTTAACAAAATTATTAGGTACTTCAGCTTGGTACGCTCCAGGTGCAGCAGTTTCTAGTTTAGTTCAAGCCATTGCTTGTGACCAGAAAAAAATGTTCCCTTGTTCTACAATGTTAGAAGGCGAATACGGATTAAGTGATATCTGTATTGGTGTTCCAGTTATTTTAGGAAAAGATGGTATCGAAAAAATAGTAAAAATTGACCTTTCAGATGCTGAAAAAGAAAAAATGAAAAATAGTGCTGAAGCGGTTAGTAAAACAAATGCATTATTAGAGTTGTAA
- a CDS encoding DUF4412 domain-containing protein, which produces MKKFILVALLSLSVSVFAQKEIKEGVMTTKVTMSSDNEQVNASFAMIGDIGATTHFKGNKARTEQTNQMTGTQTSIVDQEAEKMLMLMDVPMMGKKYMKQDTKKSEEELKDVSVTANGESKTVAGYDCKGYDVVSKVNGQEIKMKMFVTDKILAQEQYTAMLGGKLKGFPLHMVISMNQGGMAMDITMEVTEVKAESVPDSKFDMTVPEGYTEMVIPKQ; this is translated from the coding sequence ATGAAAAAATTTATTCTAGTTGCTCTTCTATCGTTGAGCGTGAGCGTTTTTGCTCAAAAAGAAATTAAGGAAGGGGTAATGACAACAAAAGTTACTATGTCTTCTGATAATGAGCAAGTAAATGCCTCTTTTGCAATGATTGGTGATATTGGTGCAACAACTCATTTTAAAGGTAATAAAGCGAGAACAGAACAGACCAATCAGATGACAGGTACACAGACATCTATTGTTGATCAAGAAGCTGAAAAAATGTTGATGTTAATGGATGTTCCTATGATGGGAAAAAAATACATGAAACAAGACACTAAAAAATCAGAAGAAGAATTAAAAGATGTTTCTGTAACTGCTAATGGTGAAAGTAAAACTGTAGCTGGTTATGACTGTAAAGGTTATGATGTGGTTTCAAAAGTAAATGGTCAAGAGATCAAAATGAAAATGTTTGTTACAGACAAAATTTTGGCTCAAGAACAATATACTGCTATGTTAGGTGGCAAATTAAAAGGTTTTCCATTACACATGGTAATATCAATGAATCAAGGTGGAATGGCAATGGACATTACAATGGAAGTTACTGAAGTTAAAGCTGAAAGCGTACCAGATAGTAAATTCGATATGACTGTACCTGAAGGATATACTGAAATGGTAATACCAAAACAATAA
- a CDS encoding M20/M25/M40 family metallo-hydrolase, whose amino-acid sequence MMIKLKLLIVLLLSVGISCAQKTKTIETNEVLMGIDSLMVKKHLYTLASDEMEGRKAGTPGIEKAAQYIESEFERIGLDKFQDLKTYRQSFVEKELNLFNIIGVLEGKSKKDEYVLVSAHYDHLGVKENGSGDVIYNGADDDASGVAAVLALAEYFKNSDSNERTIIFVTFTAEEMGVVGSTYFGKQIEPDNFVAGINIEMIGKESKFGPKTAWLTGFERSDFGTIIQKNLINTGYTLHPDPYKAYQLFYRSDNAAMAKLGIPAHTFSTGPIDNDPHYHKVSDEATTLSVSTITETIKAIARGTESIISGEDTPTRIED is encoded by the coding sequence ATGATGATTAAATTAAAACTACTTATTGTATTACTTCTCAGCGTAGGAATTTCTTGTGCCCAAAAAACGAAAACAATTGAGACCAATGAAGTATTAATGGGTATTGATAGTTTAATGGTAAAAAAACATTTGTATACATTAGCTTCTGATGAGATGGAAGGTCGTAAAGCAGGAACGCCCGGAATTGAAAAAGCGGCACAGTATATAGAATCAGAATTTGAGAGAATTGGCTTGGATAAATTTCAAGATTTAAAAACATATCGTCAGTCTTTTGTTGAAAAAGAATTGAATTTGTTTAATATAATAGGAGTGTTGGAAGGAAAAAGTAAAAAAGATGAATATGTATTAGTCTCTGCTCATTACGATCATTTAGGAGTTAAGGAAAATGGTAGCGGAGATGTTATATATAATGGTGCAGATGATGATGCTTCTGGGGTAGCCGCTGTTTTAGCTTTAGCGGAATATTTTAAAAATAGCGATAGTAATGAAAGGACTATTATTTTTGTAACTTTTACAGCAGAAGAAATGGGTGTAGTGGGATCTACGTATTTTGGTAAGCAGATAGAACCAGATAATTTTGTGGCAGGAATCAATATTGAAATGATAGGGAAAGAATCTAAATTTGGACCTAAAACGGCATGGTTAACTGGTTTTGAGCGTTCTGATTTTGGAACAATTATTCAGAAAAATCTTATAAATACAGGGTATACATTACATCCTGATCCATATAAAGCATATCAATTGTTTTATAGGTCGGATAATGCGGCAATGGCTAAATTAGGAATCCCTGCTCATACCTTTTCAACGGGACCTATAGATAATGACCCGCATTACCATAAGGTTTCAGATGAGGCAACAACGTTAAGTGTGTCTACCATTACGGAAACCATAAAGGCAATTGCAAGAGGGACAGAAAGTATTATCAGTGGTGAAGATACACCAACTAGAATAGAAGATTAG
- a CDS encoding formate--tetrahydrofolate ligase, which yields MKLLSDIEIAQATEKNHIKNIAEKLNIVEDDLEMYGKYKAKLPLYLIDEDKVKKNNLILVTALTPTPAGEGKTTVSIGLTEGLNKIGKQATVVLREPSLGPVFGIKGGAAGGGYSQVVPMEDINLHFTGDFNAIEKANNLLAALIDNNLQSKVNNLNIDPRTIGWKRVIDMNDRSLRQITIGLGGTANGIPREDGFNITAASEIMAILCMAQGRDDLKERIGNIFVGFTFDKKPIFARDLKAENAMAILLKDAIKPNLVQTLEKNPAIIHGGPFANIAQGTNSIIATKMGLSLSDYVITEAGFGADLGAEKFLNIKCAAAGLNPKCVVLVATIRALRHHGGSPSDEYNTPSVERVEAGFVNLEKHIENIRKFNIEPVVAINSFVSDTDEEVDLIIRKCDALGVHAVVSNGWAEGGNGTIDLAKTVVDIVENKAAEFKPLYNWKSPVKEKIEKIAKEIYGADGVDYDNKANLNLRRIEKLGFNDFPICMAKTQKSFSDNDKLIGRPEGFRITVREIEIAAGAKFLIPILGKMMRMPGLPSKPASEEMFIDDNGKISGLS from the coding sequence ATGAAATTACTTTCCGATATTGAAATTGCTCAGGCTACCGAAAAAAATCACATTAAGAATATTGCAGAAAAATTAAACATCGTTGAAGATGATTTAGAAATGTATGGTAAATACAAAGCTAAACTACCGTTATATCTAATTGATGAGGATAAAGTCAAAAAAAACAACTTAATTTTAGTAACCGCTTTAACTCCAACTCCTGCTGGTGAAGGGAAAACTACAGTTTCAATAGGATTGACTGAAGGATTAAATAAGATTGGTAAGCAAGCTACTGTTGTGTTAAGAGAGCCTTCTTTAGGCCCGGTATTTGGAATAAAAGGTGGTGCAGCTGGAGGAGGATATTCTCAGGTAGTGCCCATGGAGGATATTAATTTGCATTTTACGGGAGACTTTAATGCCATTGAAAAAGCAAATAATTTATTGGCTGCTTTAATTGATAATAATTTGCAGAGTAAGGTAAATAATTTAAATATTGATCCGAGAACCATTGGCTGGAAAAGAGTCATTGATATGAATGACAGGTCACTACGTCAAATTACAATTGGTTTGGGAGGCACAGCTAATGGTATACCTAGAGAAGATGGGTTTAATATTACTGCTGCTTCTGAAATTATGGCAATTTTATGTATGGCTCAAGGTCGAGATGATTTAAAAGAACGTATTGGAAATATTTTTGTAGGTTTTACTTTTGATAAAAAACCAATTTTTGCACGTGATTTAAAAGCAGAAAATGCCATGGCTATTTTGTTAAAAGATGCTATTAAGCCCAATTTAGTACAAACCTTAGAAAAAAACCCTGCCATTATTCATGGTGGTCCATTTGCTAATATTGCCCAAGGTACCAATAGTATTATTGCAACTAAAATGGGACTCTCATTATCAGATTATGTAATTACTGAGGCTGGCTTCGGTGCTGATCTTGGAGCGGAGAAATTTTTAAATATTAAATGTGCTGCTGCGGGATTAAATCCGAAATGTGTTGTTTTAGTAGCTACCATAAGAGCATTGCGTCATCATGGAGGTTCGCCTAGTGATGAATATAACACGCCAAGCGTTGAACGTGTAGAAGCGGGTTTTGTAAACCTAGAAAAACATATTGAAAATATAAGAAAATTTAATATTGAACCTGTAGTAGCTATCAATTCATTTGTCTCAGATACTGATGAAGAGGTTGATTTGATAATACGTAAATGTGATGCATTAGGAGTGCATGCTGTTGTTTCAAACGGATGGGCTGAAGGCGGAAATGGGACTATTGATTTAGCGAAAACTGTAGTTGATATTGTAGAAAATAAGGCGGCTGAATTTAAACCATTATATAATTGGAAATCTCCTGTAAAGGAGAAAATTGAAAAAATAGCAAAAGAAATTTATGGAGCTGATGGCGTTGATTATGATAATAAAGCGAATTTAAATTTAAGAAGAATTGAAAAGTTAGGGTTTAATGATTTTCCGATTTGTATGGCAAAAACACAAAAATCTTTTTCTGATAATGATAAGCTTATTGGAAGGCCTGAAGGTTTTAGAATAACTGTTCGGGAAATAGAAATTGCTGCGGGAGCAAAATTTTTGATTCCTATTTTAGGTAAAATGATGCGTATGCCAGGGTTACCATCTAAACCAGCTTCTGAGGAAATGTTTATTGATGATAACGGTAAAATTTCAGGACTTTCATAA
- the secDF gene encoding protein translocase subunit SecDF, which produces MQNKGLIKTFAILFGLICVYYLSFTWVNNRVENDAKEFANGDAAKQEAYLDSVANVPVANYLYTEYTHSEIQDKAINLGLDLKGGINATLEVSVRDILMGLSNDSKNPIFNKALADASAAQEGSDETYVNLFFDAFEAESKGSVKLSDPSIFGNKSLKDKINFKMTDEEVKSVLKDEVKGSIGTAFEVLRNRIDRFGVTSPNIQRIGESGRVLIELPGARDIARVKKLLTGTAKLQFWETYDNTETANFFIQANSKLAEILKPEVEETEETTDSIASEDSQIDDLLGKVQDSIDTKATSPLFSIMYPSIPQNQNQRSSVVGSANVKDTATVNKYLAMKEVRALLPNNMVYAKFLWDAKPVEKTEVINLYAIVSNREDVAPIEGDVVSDASQTFDQMGVNPEVSMSMNSKGSKLWAKMTEENVGQFVAVVLDDYVYSAPNVNGPIPNGRTSISGNFTIDEAQDLANALKSGKLPAAAKILESSVVGASLGQEAINSSAIAFILALCIVLVWMIFYYGKAGIFANIALLVNILFIFGTLIAFGAVLTLPGVAGIIITIGMSVDANVIIYERIKEALNKGKVLKEAVKEGFSFEGALSAIIDANITTFLTGVILYIFGSGPIRGFATTLMIGILTSLITAVFITRLLIDWYANRDHTMSFNTAITKGWFQNIRVDFLKKRKIAYFISGLIIIGGIGSLVTNGLNYGVDFTGGRTYTVRFDQPTSSTEVGSTLKDVFGDAPEVKTYGSSNQLKITTKYKVDENSVEVGDEVQELLYKGLQTYLPDGTTLEDFKISSTDTEHKIGLMSSMEVGPTIADDIQQAAVWAIIGSLIVVFLYILLRFRKWQYSLGAVVAVFHDVLIVLAVFSIFYKILPFDMEIDQSFIAALLTVVGYSLNDTVVIFDRIREFTGKHETWPFMRIVNAGLSSTLGRTINTSLTTLLVLLSIFIFGGDSIKGFMFAMIVGVVVGTYSSLFIASPIMYDTTKKLIKEK; this is translated from the coding sequence ATGCAAAACAAAGGACTAATTAAAACTTTTGCTATTTTATTTGGCTTAATATGTGTGTATTATTTATCATTCACATGGGTCAATAATAGAGTTGAAAATGATGCAAAAGAATTTGCAAATGGAGATGCTGCCAAACAAGAGGCATATTTAGATTCGGTAGCCAACGTACCCGTAGCCAATTATTTATACACAGAGTACACACACAGTGAGATTCAAGACAAGGCGATAAACCTTGGGTTAGATTTAAAAGGTGGTATCAATGCTACATTAGAAGTATCTGTAAGAGATATTTTAATGGGCTTATCAAATGATTCTAAAAATCCAATATTTAACAAAGCATTAGCTGATGCATCTGCTGCTCAAGAGGGAAGTGATGAAACTTATGTAAATTTATTTTTTGATGCATTTGAAGCAGAAAGTAAAGGTTCTGTAAAATTAAGTGACCCTTCAATTTTTGGAAATAAATCTTTAAAAGATAAGATTAATTTCAAAATGACCGATGAAGAGGTTAAAAGTGTTTTAAAAGATGAAGTAAAAGGTTCTATAGGCACTGCTTTTGAAGTGTTGAGAAATAGAATTGACCGTTTTGGTGTTACATCACCTAACATACAACGTATTGGTGAATCTGGTAGAGTATTAATTGAATTACCAGGTGCTAGAGATATAGCTCGTGTAAAAAAATTACTTACAGGTACTGCCAAATTACAATTTTGGGAAACCTATGACAATACAGAAACTGCTAACTTTTTTATTCAAGCAAATTCTAAATTAGCTGAAATATTAAAGCCTGAGGTTGAAGAAACTGAAGAGACTACAGATTCAATAGCATCTGAAGATTCACAAATTGATGATTTATTAGGTAAGGTTCAAGATTCAATTGATACAAAGGCAACTAGTCCATTATTTTCAATAATGTACCCTAGTATTCCTCAAAATCAAAACCAACGAAGCTCAGTTGTTGGTTCTGCTAATGTAAAAGATACTGCAACAGTTAATAAATACCTAGCCATGAAAGAGGTTAGAGCTTTATTACCTAATAATATGGTATATGCCAAATTTCTTTGGGATGCAAAACCAGTTGAGAAAACAGAAGTTATTAATTTATATGCTATAGTATCTAACAGAGAAGATGTTGCTCCTATTGAAGGTGACGTTGTCTCTGATGCTAGTCAGACTTTTGACCAAATGGGTGTAAATCCCGAAGTGAGTATGTCTATGAATAGTAAAGGTTCAAAGTTATGGGCCAAAATGACGGAAGAAAATGTTGGACAATTTGTAGCGGTTGTATTAGACGACTATGTGTATTCTGCACCAAACGTAAATGGTCCAATTCCAAATGGTAGAACATCAATTTCTGGTAACTTTACTATTGACGAAGCACAAGATTTAGCAAACGCTTTAAAATCTGGTAAACTTCCTGCTGCAGCAAAAATCTTAGAATCTTCTGTAGTTGGTGCGTCGTTAGGTCAAGAAGCTATTAATAGTAGTGCAATTGCATTTATTTTAGCACTTTGTATTGTTTTAGTTTGGATGATTTTCTATTATGGTAAGGCGGGTATTTTTGCTAATATCGCTTTATTGGTAAACATCTTATTTATATTCGGAACACTAATTGCTTTTGGTGCCGTACTAACATTACCGGGTGTTGCAGGTATTATTATTACCATTGGTATGTCTGTGGATGCGAACGTAATTATTTACGAGCGTATAAAAGAAGCACTCAATAAAGGTAAGGTTTTAAAAGAAGCCGTTAAAGAAGGTTTTAGTTTTGAAGGAGCATTATCAGCTATTATTGATGCAAATATTACAACCTTTTTAACAGGGGTAATCTTATACATTTTCGGTTCAGGTCCTATTAGAGGGTTTGCAACTACATTAATGATAGGTATTTTAACCTCTTTAATAACTGCTGTATTTATTACACGTTTACTTATCGATTGGTATGCAAACAGAGACCATACAATGTCATTTAACACTGCGATAACTAAAGGATGGTTCCAAAATATTAGAGTTGACTTTTTAAAGAAACGTAAAATAGCATATTTCATTTCTGGACTTATTATAATAGGAGGTATTGGTTCATTAGTAACCAATGGTTTAAATTATGGTGTAGATTTTACAGGAGGTAGAACGTATACGGTTCGTTTCGATCAACCTACAAGTTCAACTGAGGTAGGAAGTACTTTAAAAGATGTTTTTGGTGATGCACCAGAAGTCAAAACTTATGGTTCTTCTAACCAATTAAAAATTACTACTAAATATAAAGTTGATGAAAATTCAGTAGAAGTTGGTGACGAAGTTCAAGAATTACTATATAAAGGATTGCAAACTTACCTTCCAGACGGAACTACGTTAGAAGATTTTAAAATTAGTAGTACAGACACAGAACATAAAATTGGTTTAATGTCATCTATGGAGGTTGGACCAACCATTGCAGATGATATTCAGCAAGCAGCAGTTTGGGCAATCATTGGCTCATTAATCGTTGTCTTTTTATATATCTTATTACGATTTAGAAAATGGCAATATAGTTTAGGTGCTGTAGTAGCAGTTTTTCATGATGTATTGATCGTATTAGCTGTTTTCTCAATATTCTACAAAATATTACCTTTTGATATGGAGATTGACCAATCATTTATTGCCGCATTATTGACGGTAGTTGGTTATTCCCTGAATGATACTGTGGTTATCTTTGATAGAATTAGAGAGTTTACAGGTAAACATGAAACTTGGCCATTTATGAGAATAGTAAATGCTGGTTTAAGTAGTACTTTAGGTAGAACTATAAATACCTCATTAACTACCTTATTAGTATTGTTATCAATATTTATATTTGGTGGAGATTCTATTAAAGGATTTATGTTCGCTATGATTGTTGGTGTGGTTGTAGGTACTTACTCATCACTATTCATTGCTTCGCCAATTATGTATGATACTACGAAAAAATTGATAAAAGAAAAGTAA
- a CDS encoding adenylate kinase, whose amino-acid sequence MGTIKLHNKHFKKYISAKKIKIAIDKMASLVAKDCGDEVPIFIGILNGSFMFAADFVRAYNGNCEMSFVKLASYSGTDSTGNVKQLVGLNEDIEGRTVIILEDIIDTGTTLEEIYNIFRHRKLKQLKIATLFFKPDVFRKELHIDYIGLSIPDKFIVGYGLDYNGLGRNLADIYQLTTHKMTNIVLFGPPGAGKGTQADVLKDKYNLVHISTGDVFRYNIKNQTDLGKLAKSYMDKGDLVPDEVTIDMLKAEVEKNVDANGFIFDGFPRTESQAKALDAFLEEKGQSINGMVALEVAEDLLVARLLKRGETSGRPDDQDESKIRNRFNEYETKTSILKNYYADQNKYFGVDGVGSIEEITERLSSVFDTL is encoded by the coding sequence ATGGGTACAATAAAACTTCATAATAAGCACTTTAAAAAATATATTTCTGCTAAAAAGATAAAAATTGCTATTGATAAAATGGCTTCTTTGGTAGCAAAAGACTGTGGTGATGAAGTTCCAATTTTCATTGGAATTCTTAACGGGTCTTTTATGTTTGCTGCAGATTTTGTCAGAGCATATAACGGAAACTGCGAAATGTCTTTCGTTAAATTAGCTTCATATAGCGGTACAGATTCTACTGGAAACGTAAAGCAGTTAGTAGGTCTTAATGAAGATATAGAAGGCAGAACGGTTATTATTTTAGAAGATATTATTGATACAGGTACAACACTTGAAGAAATTTATAATATCTTCAGACATCGAAAACTCAAACAATTAAAAATTGCAACATTATTTTTTAAGCCTGATGTTTTTCGTAAAGAGTTACATATTGATTATATTGGTCTTTCCATACCCGATAAATTTATTGTAGGTTATGGATTAGATTATAATGGTTTAGGAAGAAACCTTGCAGACATTTACCAATTAACAACACATAAAATGACAAACATTGTTTTATTTGGCCCTCCAGGTGCCGGAAAAGGAACACAAGCTGACGTATTAAAAGATAAATATAATTTAGTGCATATTTCCACTGGAGACGTATTTAGATACAACATTAAAAACCAAACAGACTTAGGTAAATTGGCAAAATCATATATGGATAAGGGCGATTTAGTTCCTGATGAAGTAACCATTGATATGCTTAAAGCCGAAGTGGAAAAGAATGTTGATGCCAACGGATTTATTTTTGATGGTTTTCCTAGAACAGAATCTCAAGCAAAAGCATTGGATGCCTTTTTAGAAGAAAAAGGACAATCAATTAACGGAATGGTAGCCTTAGAAGTTGCTGAAGATTTATTGGTTGCTAGATTATTAAAACGCGGCGAAACAAGTGGAAGACCTGACGATCAAGATGAGTCTAAAATTAGAAACCGTTTTAATGAATACGAAACTAAAACTTCTATTTTAAAAAATTATTACGCTGATCAAAACAAGTATTTTGGAGTAGATGGTGTAGGTAGTATTGAAGAAATTACAGAACGATTAAGTTCTGTATTTGATACATTATAG